One genomic window of Paenibacillus xylanilyticus includes the following:
- a CDS encoding glycosyltransferase family 39 protein: MTLKHAKRRIDLVLLPIVILAAILNGYGIWNDQYANSYYTTAVGSMLRNFHNFFYASLDSAGSVTVDKPPVVFWIQTAFAYVFGLHGWSVILPQVLAGIGSVLIIYFMVKPTFGLAAARIAALAMATVPVVAAVSRTNNIDSMLVFTLLLGSWFLFNGTKQGSPWRILVAFGLIGLAFNMKMLQAYMILPAFYIFYLLAFQAKWRKKILLLIGSTAVLAVVSLSWAVTVDSIPESQRPYIGSSETNSVLELAFGYNGLSRLTGQQNRTPGAGMPNMADDRNRDDASAAASDSDSSDNSVAAGNPSSDDSTREMGPMNGMNFPQGGQMPNGAEMPNGRNFGGNGGGMGGMFGTGEKGVLRLFQTELSGQASWLLPTVLLGCVALFAGLRRRNITMKHKEAAFWLIWLLPVAAFFSVAGFFHQYYLIMLAPPIAALTGAGFVAMWQAYRERNGWQAWLLPLAVLLTTIFGWYIMQVYDDTIGAGWSISELIAGIAITLILIVMLHRSHQWKQGIIVAGFMVMLIGPVYWAFTPITYGGNSMIPAAGPPGSNGMFGGMGMAMGGRQGDRDSAMTPPNTASNTDPALPGASGSGDADDNSSTGTPPEFGGNMFGGGGIGAAGGPGGAGNRNEGVDTTTLNYLRENNTGETYLFATTDYNQAAPYIIDENEAVITLGGFSGSDPVYTTEELEELVRSGQVKYFMVGGMGGRGGNSDISSWIMEHGTEIPTSEWMTGTDSGAGFGGQSTLYEVKL, encoded by the coding sequence AAATTTCCACAATTTCTTCTATGCATCCCTTGATTCAGCTGGCTCCGTAACGGTAGATAAACCACCCGTCGTGTTTTGGATTCAGACGGCTTTTGCCTATGTTTTCGGATTGCATGGTTGGAGTGTTATTTTGCCGCAAGTGTTAGCGGGAATCGGTTCGGTACTGATCATTTATTTCATGGTTAAACCAACCTTTGGACTTGCTGCGGCACGTATTGCTGCTCTGGCCATGGCTACGGTTCCGGTTGTGGCGGCCGTAAGCCGTACCAACAATATTGACAGCATGCTGGTGTTTACACTTTTGCTCGGTTCCTGGTTTTTGTTCAATGGCACCAAGCAGGGCAGTCCGTGGCGGATTCTCGTAGCATTTGGCCTTATTGGACTGGCTTTTAACATGAAAATGCTTCAGGCCTACATGATTCTTCCGGCATTTTATATCTTCTATCTGCTTGCATTCCAGGCGAAATGGAGAAAGAAGATCCTTCTGCTTATTGGCAGTACCGCCGTACTGGCAGTGGTTTCCCTATCCTGGGCAGTGACAGTCGATTCTATACCGGAGAGTCAGCGGCCTTACATAGGAAGCAGCGAAACCAATTCGGTGCTGGAGCTTGCTTTTGGCTATAACGGTCTATCCCGTCTTACAGGTCAGCAGAACAGAACACCTGGCGCAGGCATGCCTAATATGGCAGATGATAGAAACCGTGACGATGCTTCAGCAGCAGCCTCGGATTCTGATTCATCAGACAACTCCGTTGCTGCAGGCAACCCATCCAGCGACGATTCAACGCGTGAGATGGGCCCAATGAACGGAATGAATTTCCCGCAAGGCGGTCAGATGCCGAATGGTGCTGAAATGCCAAACGGAAGAAATTTCGGCGGCAATGGTGGCGGAATGGGTGGCATGTTCGGCACAGGGGAGAAGGGTGTGCTTCGATTGTTCCAGACTGAGCTGTCCGGGCAGGCAAGTTGGCTTCTGCCAACGGTACTGCTGGGATGCGTTGCACTCTTTGCGGGGCTCAGACGGAGAAATATTACGATGAAACATAAGGAAGCTGCGTTTTGGCTGATCTGGTTGCTTCCGGTTGCAGCATTCTTCAGTGTGGCTGGTTTCTTCCACCAATATTATCTGATCATGCTCGCCCCGCCAATTGCAGCTTTGACCGGAGCCGGATTTGTAGCCATGTGGCAGGCTTATCGAGAGCGTAACGGCTGGCAAGCCTGGCTGCTTCCTCTTGCCGTTCTGCTTACGACGATCTTCGGCTGGTATATCATGCAGGTCTATGATGACACCATCGGTGCAGGCTGGTCGATCAGCGAACTCATTGCAGGTATTGCGATCACGCTCATCTTAATCGTTATGCTCCATCGTTCACACCAATGGAAGCAGGGAATTATCGTGGCAGGGTTTATGGTTATGCTTATTGGTCCAGTCTATTGGGCATTCACGCCAATTACCTACGGCGGTAACAGCATGATTCCTGCAGCAGGTCCTCCGGGTTCGAATGGAATGTTCGGCGGCATGGGCATGGCTATGGGAGGCAGACAAGGTGATCGAGATAGCGCGATGACTCCACCTAATACTGCAAGTAATACGGATCCAGCCTTACCTGGTGCTTCTGGCAGCGGAGATGCTGATGATAATTCAAGTACAGGAACACCTCCGGAATTTGGTGGAAACATGTTTGGCGGTGGTGGCATAGGAGCGGCTGGCGGACCAGGCGGAGCCGGAAACAGAAACGAAGGAGTAGATACAACAACACTGAATTATCTCAGAGAAAATAACACAGGAGAGACCTATCTTTTTGCAACGACAGATTATAACCAGGCAGCCCCATACATCATTGATGAGAACGAGGCTGTCATTACACTTGGAGGCTTCTCCGGTTCTGATCCGGTGTATACCACCGAGGAACTGGAAGAGCTCGTGAGGAGCGGACAAGTGAAATACTTCATGGTTGGCGGCATGGGCGGCCGAGGAGGCAATTCGGATATCAGCAGTTGGATCATGGAACATGGTACCGAAATTCCGACGTCAGAGTGGATGACAGGTACGGATAGCGGAGCTGGCTTCGGCGGACAGAGCACCCTATACGAAGTGAAGTTATAG
- a CDS encoding glycosyltransferase family 2 protein — translation MAQKCRYSIIIPMYNEEAVIEETYRRVKKVMGSTGETYELLFVNDGSVDRSAQMIRDYARWDESVKLIDFARNFGHQIAITAGMDYAAGDAVVIIDADLQDPPELILDMIAKWKEGYDVVYARRTRRSGETRFKKWSASMFYRILRASTDTDIPVDTGDFRLIDRKVCDEMKRLPEKNRFVRGLVSWVGFRQTAIEYERDERLAGETKYPLKRMLKLSLDGITSFSYKPLKLAGYLGAILSLGGFIYMLSVIISAIFTDSTIKGWPSIVSIMLIFNGFILIMLGILGEYIGRIYDETKARPLYIVRDVYQSESQTAQVRMTGRVAHHD, via the coding sequence ATGGCCCAAAAGTGCCGTTACAGCATCATTATTCCGATGTACAACGAAGAGGCAGTCATTGAAGAAACCTATCGACGTGTGAAAAAGGTAATGGGCAGTACGGGAGAAACTTATGAACTGCTGTTTGTCAACGACGGTAGTGTCGACCGAAGTGCGCAGATGATCCGTGACTATGCACGTTGGGATGAAAGTGTAAAATTAATTGATTTTGCACGCAACTTCGGTCACCAGATCGCGATTACCGCAGGGATGGATTATGCAGCAGGTGATGCAGTAGTCATTATTGATGCGGACCTTCAGGACCCTCCCGAACTGATACTGGACATGATTGCCAAATGGAAAGAGGGCTATGATGTAGTGTATGCCCGCCGGACCAGACGAAGCGGGGAGACCCGCTTCAAGAAATGGTCTGCAAGCATGTTTTACCGCATACTCCGGGCATCAACCGATACGGATATTCCGGTGGATACAGGAGATTTTCGCTTAATCGATCGCAAAGTGTGCGATGAGATGAAACGTCTACCGGAAAAAAATCGATTCGTCCGTGGTTTGGTCAGTTGGGTTGGATTCAGACAAACAGCGATCGAATATGAACGGGATGAGCGTCTGGCAGGTGAGACCAAATATCCCCTGAAACGCATGCTGAAGCTGAGCCTGGATGGTATTACTTCCTTCTCGTATAAACCGCTCAAGCTTGCGGGTTACTTGGGAGCTATCCTCTCCTTAGGCGGATTCATCTACATGCTCAGCGTGATCATTTCTGCGATTTTTACCGATTCAACGATCAAAGGCTGGCCATCCATCGTCAGCATCATGCTGATATTTAATGGATTTATTCTCATTATGCTGGGCATTCTTGGGGAATACATTGGCCGCATCTATGATGAAACTAAGGCGAGACCCTTATACATTGTGCGTGACGTGTATCAATCGGAGAGTCAGACCGCACAAGTGCGGATGACAGGCAGAGTTGCTCACCATGATTAA
- a CDS encoding GtrA family protein: MINRLATLIKFGIVGVMNTAVDALVFTMLAALGTPALIAQVISYSCGVLNSYWWNGRWTFRDARRQGPNNELLRFVITNLIVLALSSLILLLSNHILGWNLVISKAAATLLGMILNYIASRYWVFRAVSATAAYPSTDANERSVS; this comes from the coding sequence ATGATTAATCGATTGGCCACATTGATCAAATTCGGGATCGTGGGTGTGATGAATACGGCGGTGGATGCATTGGTGTTTACCATGCTTGCCGCCCTGGGTACACCCGCGCTGATTGCCCAGGTCATTTCCTATAGCTGCGGCGTATTGAACAGTTATTGGTGGAACGGGCGATGGACGTTCAGGGATGCACGAAGACAAGGTCCTAATAATGAATTGCTGCGTTTTGTAATTACTAATTTGATCGTTCTCGCCTTGTCATCGCTGATCCTGTTACTTTCCAACCACATACTTGGCTGGAACCTGGTCATAAGCAAAGCAGCAGCAACCCTCTTGGGCATGATCCTGAACTATATCGCCAGTCGATATTGGGTTTTCCGTGCTGTGTCCGCGACAGCGGCCTATCCGAGTACAGATGCGAACGAAAGGAGTGTTTCATGA
- the galU gene encoding UTP--glucose-1-phosphate uridylyltransferase GalU — protein sequence MRIKKAVIPAAGLGTRFLPATKAQPKEMLPIVDKPAIQYIVEEAVQSGIENIIIVTGRNKKSIEDHFDKSVELEHTLYAKGKQDLLEQVQAISDMASIHFIRQKEPLGLGHAIGCARQFVGEDPFAVLLGDDIMVSDPPALAQMIHLYEKTGSQVVGVRQVQPDDVSKYGIIDSAGAEDRVHRITNLVEKPSMKEAPSRTAVMGRYILKPSIFPILDRIERGAGGEYQLTDALKEVSQLEELLALELEGRRYDIGNQFGYIQAILEIGLMRKELQPVLSPYLKQLATQWG from the coding sequence ATGAGAATCAAAAAGGCAGTTATTCCGGCAGCCGGACTCGGAACACGCTTCCTGCCGGCAACCAAGGCTCAGCCGAAAGAAATGCTGCCCATTGTGGATAAACCCGCCATTCAATATATTGTTGAAGAAGCGGTACAATCGGGCATTGAAAACATTATCATCGTGACCGGACGCAACAAAAAATCGATCGAGGATCATTTTGACAAATCGGTGGAACTGGAGCATACCCTCTATGCCAAAGGCAAACAGGATTTGCTTGAACAGGTGCAGGCGATAAGTGATATGGCAAGCATTCATTTTATCCGTCAAAAAGAGCCTCTGGGACTCGGACATGCCATCGGATGCGCGCGTCAGTTTGTGGGAGAGGATCCGTTCGCTGTGCTGCTGGGGGATGATATTATGGTGTCCGATCCGCCTGCACTTGCACAGATGATTCATTTGTATGAAAAAACCGGCAGTCAGGTCGTGGGAGTACGTCAAGTGCAGCCGGATGATGTAAGCAAATATGGAATTATTGATTCAGCGGGTGCGGAAGATCGGGTTCACCGAATTACGAATCTGGTGGAGAAGCCCTCAATGAAGGAGGCACCATCAAGAACGGCGGTAATGGGGCGTTATATTCTGAAACCATCGATATTTCCCATATTGGATCGGATCGAGAGAGGCGCAGGAGGAGAATATCAACTAACCGATGCGTTAAAAGAAGTGAGTCAGTTGGAGGAGTTGCTCGCTCTTGAGCTTGAGGGCCGCCGCTACGATATTGGCAATCAGTTCGGTTACATTCAGGCTATTTTGGAAATCGGACTTATGCGCAAGGAGCTGCAGCCGGTACTGTCACCATACCTCAAACAGCTCGCAACGCAGTGGGGATGA
- the asd gene encoding aspartate-semialdehyde dehydrogenase, which translates to MTAKLKVGIVGGTGMVGQRFVDLLDGHPWFEVTAISASANSAGKTYEESVQGRWKLAVPIPEAVKQIVVQDASQVEAFASQVDFIFCAVDMKKNEIQALEEAYAKTGTPVVSNNSAHRWTADVPMVIPEINPGHLEVIEAQRKRLGTKTGFIAVKPNCSIQSYVPALHALREFNPTQVVASTYQAISGAGKNFTDWPEMLDNVIPYIGGEEEKSEQEPLRIWGSVQNNEIVKAASPLITTQCIRVPVTDGHLATVFVNFEKKPSKDEILERWLQFKGRPQELELPSAPKQFITYFEEENRPQTKLDRDIERGMGVSTGRLREDSLYDYKFVGLSHNTLRGAAGGAVLIAELLKAEGYIQPK; encoded by the coding sequence ATGACAGCAAAATTGAAAGTCGGTATTGTCGGAGGAACAGGAATGGTAGGCCAGCGTTTTGTGGACCTGCTGGATGGCCATCCATGGTTTGAAGTAACAGCCATTTCAGCAAGTGCCAACTCTGCAGGTAAAACATACGAAGAATCCGTTCAGGGCAGATGGAAACTTGCAGTTCCTATCCCGGAAGCTGTGAAACAAATCGTTGTACAGGATGCCTCCCAGGTTGAAGCATTTGCCAGCCAGGTTGATTTTATCTTCTGTGCCGTAGATATGAAAAAGAATGAGATCCAAGCGCTTGAAGAAGCTTATGCCAAAACAGGCACTCCGGTTGTTTCCAACAACTCGGCTCATCGCTGGACTGCCGATGTACCTATGGTTATTCCAGAGATCAACCCAGGACACCTGGAAGTGATTGAAGCACAACGTAAACGTCTGGGCACCAAAACTGGTTTCATCGCAGTTAAACCAAACTGCTCCATTCAGAGCTATGTGCCTGCACTGCATGCGCTTCGTGAGTTCAACCCGACTCAAGTAGTTGCTTCCACGTATCAAGCCATTTCAGGAGCAGGCAAAAACTTCACGGATTGGCCTGAAATGCTGGATAACGTCATTCCATACATTGGTGGCGAAGAAGAGAAGAGTGAACAAGAGCCACTTCGCATCTGGGGAAGCGTGCAAAACAACGAGATTGTGAAAGCAGCGTCTCCACTCATCACGACGCAATGTATCCGTGTTCCGGTAACAGATGGGCATCTGGCTACGGTATTTGTCAACTTTGAGAAAAAACCTTCCAAAGATGAAATTCTGGAGCGTTGGTTGCAATTCAAAGGACGTCCGCAAGAGCTGGAATTGCCAAGTGCACCGAAACAGTTTATTACGTATTTCGAGGAAGAGAACAGACCGCAAACGAAGCTTGATCGTGACATTGAACGCGGAATGGGCGTATCCACGGGAAGACTGCGCGAAGACTCGCTCTATGATTATAAATTCGTGGGATTGTCCCACAACACGCTCCGCGGAGCAGCAGGCGGTGCGGTTCTGATCGCGGAATTGCTTAAAGCTGAAGGATATATTCAACCGAAATAA
- a CDS encoding bile acid:sodium symporter family protein → MLQALNQRLNRIMPLITPTSIIIGVLCGSFLSSYTFLSPWLFAFMTFAGSISLGFRDFLNVLKKPFPLFVCLFILHLAMPLIALGMGHLVFPMDAYTITGLVLAAVIPTGVSSFIWVSIYRGNIALTLSIILIDTMLAPFVVPGVLSLLIGTSVTLDMGAIMSSLFWMIVVPSLVGMLLNEWTKGAIVPVWGPRLNPFSKLFMAVVVAINGSVVAPYLADFNWRLAGLAAIIIFLASLGYALSYFIARLLGWNEADQVALVFNGGMRNISAGAVLAVSYFPPPVAVPVVLGMVFQQMLASLTGYLLGRRSQLLQNADKTSAA, encoded by the coding sequence ATGCTTCAGGCTTTGAATCAGCGCTTAAACCGCATCATGCCACTGATTACTCCAACCAGCATTATCATTGGCGTACTTTGCGGAAGCTTTCTTTCTTCGTACACCTTTTTGTCACCTTGGCTTTTTGCATTTATGACGTTTGCAGGAAGTATCAGTCTAGGGTTCAGGGATTTTCTGAATGTTTTGAAAAAGCCTTTTCCCCTGTTTGTTTGTCTGTTCATATTACATTTGGCGATGCCTTTGATCGCACTCGGTATGGGGCATCTGGTTTTTCCGATGGACGCTTATACGATAACCGGATTGGTTCTGGCAGCTGTAATTCCGACTGGTGTAAGCAGCTTCATCTGGGTTAGCATTTACCGTGGCAATATTGCACTGACGCTATCCATCATCCTGATTGATACCATGCTGGCCCCATTCGTCGTTCCGGGTGTTCTTTCACTCCTGATCGGCACCAGCGTTACGCTGGATATGGGAGCGATCATGAGCAGTCTGTTTTGGATGATCGTCGTGCCTTCGTTGGTGGGCATGCTGCTGAATGAATGGACCAAAGGAGCCATTGTACCGGTATGGGGCCCAAGACTGAATCCATTTTCCAAGTTGTTTATGGCGGTAGTGGTCGCTATCAACGGATCGGTTGTTGCTCCTTATCTGGCCGATTTCAACTGGAGACTGGCTGGTCTGGCGGCAATCATCATTTTCCTGGCTTCCTTAGGCTATGCACTCAGTTATTTCATTGCAAGATTGCTGGGTTGGAATGAGGCTGACCAGGTGGCGCTCGTATTTAATGGAGGCATGCGCAATATCAGCGCAGGAGCGGTGCTTGCCGTATCCTATTTCCCACCTCCCGTTGCTGTCCCGGTTGTTCTCGGGATGGTATTTCAGCAAATGCTGGCTTCCCTGACAGGTTATTTGCTTGGACGGCGGTCACAACTGCTGCAAAATGCAGACAAAACGTCGGCAGCCTAA
- a CDS encoding DUF6376 family protein — MILRKRRQTLIMTGFIATSIFVISACSVVEQANESLNYVSGATDYIEQISSAGAELQQLATDAANNPQITEQIQTKIDQIQAEASEFSQLTAPAIGESIHENLVSYNNQLTEVVGQFETTIAEQGFTAENWEKTGIPDLINNINNLKDPLSGLGNE, encoded by the coding sequence ATGATTCTACGTAAACGAAGGCAAACACTGATCATGACAGGCTTTATTGCCACAAGTATTTTTGTCATCTCGGCTTGTTCTGTTGTGGAGCAGGCAAACGAAAGTTTAAACTATGTTAGCGGAGCAACGGACTATATCGAGCAAATATCCAGTGCTGGCGCAGAGCTCCAACAGCTCGCAACGGATGCCGCCAACAATCCACAGATTACCGAGCAGATTCAAACAAAGATTGATCAGATTCAAGCGGAGGCTAGTGAATTCTCCCAGCTTACGGCTCCGGCCATCGGTGAGAGCATCCATGAAAATTTGGTCAGTTATAACAATCAGTTAACCGAAGTTGTGGGCCAATTCGAGACCACCATAGCAGAGCAAGGCTTTACTGCGGAAAACTGGGAAAAGACCGGAATCCCGGATCTGATCAATAATATCAACAATCTAAAAGATCCGTTGAGCGGACTAGGAAATGAATGA
- a CDS encoding sulfite exporter TauE/SafE family protein, which yields MDVLLFIIMFILGLVGSFFSGLLGIGGAIINYPMLLYVPSLMGIDPFTAHEVSSISMFQVFFSSLAGVVAFQRKKRKAGVGHALVNRTLVAYMGISILIGSLIGGILSSHLDGDVINLIYGILAVIAIVLMLIPGRGTDDASDVVEFNRWIAAGSALAVGVVSGIVGAGGAFILIPIMLTVLRIPTRTTIASSLAIVFISAIGGVIGKVSGGSIPIEPVIYTVIGSLIGASLGSRVSSMINVNVLRYGLIVLIAVTAVKVWASIL from the coding sequence ATGGATGTTCTGCTTTTTATCATCATGTTTATACTGGGTCTGGTCGGTTCCTTCTTTTCCGGTTTACTGGGTATTGGTGGAGCTATTATTAACTACCCCATGCTGCTGTACGTTCCCTCTCTAATGGGTATTGACCCTTTTACTGCACATGAGGTTTCCTCCATTAGCATGTTCCAGGTATTCTTTTCCTCGTTGGCAGGTGTAGTCGCATTTCAGAGAAAGAAGAGGAAGGCCGGGGTCGGGCATGCTTTGGTGAATAGGACGCTTGTTGCATACATGGGCATCAGTATTCTCATCGGCAGCTTGATTGGAGGCATCCTATCCAGTCATCTGGATGGAGATGTCATTAACCTGATTTACGGCATATTGGCAGTTATCGCGATTGTCCTCATGTTGATTCCGGGAAGAGGTACAGACGATGCTTCAGATGTTGTGGAATTTAACCGATGGATTGCGGCAGGTTCGGCTCTGGCCGTGGGCGTTGTATCGGGAATTGTTGGCGCAGGCGGTGCTTTTATTCTGATTCCGATCATGCTGACGGTGCTTCGTATTCCTACGAGAACGACGATCGCCTCGTCCCTGGCCATCGTGTTTATATCCGCGATTGGTGGAGTCATCGGGAAAGTCAGTGGTGGAAGCATTCCGATTGAGCCAGTCATCTACACCGTTATAGGGAGTCTGATAGGGGCATCACTCGGCTCGAGGGTCAGTTCAATGATTAATGTGAATGTGCTTCGCTATGGTTTAATTGTTCTTATTGCCGTTACTGCCGTTAAAGTGTGGGCTTCTATTCTATAA